The Xylanibacillus composti genomic interval GATCAACATCGAATTGAAAAGCGGAAAAACGCCTTACCCCTGTATGGAGGAAGAGGCGGTCAAGCAGGTGCGGCGATATGGTTTGGAGGCGCAAGCGATCTTTTCCTCCTTCGAGCATGAGCGGCTTGTCAAGCTGAAGGCGTTGGCCCCGGACATCGAGACTGCGGTGCTCTTCAATCGTCGCATGGCCGAACCATCGGCATATGCTTGCTCGCTAGGCGCCGGTTCGCTGCATCCGTATTACCGGCTGGTCACACCGGAGATGGTGGCTTCCGCACATCAGCTAGGCTTGGCTGTGCGTCCTTATACCGTAGACGGACCGAGGACGGCCCGCCGATTGGCGAGGATGGGAGTGGATGCGATCATTACGAATGTGCCGGCAATCATGCGGGGCATATTGACTTCGCCTCCAAGCAAAAGATAGGGAGAGAAGGTGGTTTCGGATGTCGCAACTAGGCGGGAAGCTGGATAAGCCAGTGATTGAAGTTCAGCAGTTGACAAAAGTCTATGGATCTTTCACCGCGGTGGATGGAGTATCTTTCACTGTGAATAAAGGTGAAATTTTCGGACTCCTTGGTCCGAATGGAGCCGGCAAAACGACGACAATGGAAATGATCCAAGGGCTGCGCAAACCGGACAGCGGCACA includes:
- a CDS encoding glycerophosphodiester phosphodiesterase, giving the protein MLRGTPLVFAHRGASADAPENTMAAFRMAVEQGADGLELDIHMSRDGHLVVIHDDTLQRTTRLRGLVVQRTAAELARADASKRFPAYKGEPVPMLEEVLELARDAGLKINIELKSGKTPYPCMEEEAVKQVRRYGLEAQAIFSSFEHERLVKLKALAPDIETAVLFNRRMAEPSAYACSLGAGSLHPYYRLVTPEMVASAHQLGLAVRPYTVDGPRTARRLARMGVDAIITNVPAIMRGILTSPPSKR